One window of the Diachasmimorpha longicaudata isolate KC_UGA_2023 chromosome 9, iyDiaLong2, whole genome shotgun sequence genome contains the following:
- the LOC135165695 gene encoding NADPH--cytochrome P450 reductase isoform X2, giving the protein MTADASLPKAIRMSSSPVLEGEEKAELVDEPLFSTLDIVLLGALLLAGVWYLMRRNKQEEYTPTTKSYSIQPTTYTAPAQSENSFVKKLKTSGRSLVVFYGSQTGTGEEFAGRLAKEGVRYRMKGMVADPEESDMEELVNLKSIPNSLAVFCMATYGEGDPTDNAMEFVDWLKNGDADLNGLNYAVFGLGNKTYEHYNEVAIYVDHRLEQLGATRVHELGLGDDDANIEDDFITWKDKFWPAVCDFFGIEGAGEDVSIRQYKLTEHLDMPAERVYSGEIARLHSLKTQRPPYDAKNPYLAPVKVNRELHGPTSDRSCMHIEFDIDGSKMRYDAGDHVAVYPVNNSELVSKIGEKCGADLDTVITLTNTDEESTKKHPFPCPCSYRTALTHYLDITGNPRTHVLKELAEYCSDPADKDRLKLMASTTAEGKALYQDWIVNDNRNIVHILEDVKSLKPALDHLCELLPRLQCRYYSISSSSKLFPSDIHITAVVVEYKTPTGRINQGVTTTWLKQKHPTDPPSTVPIFVRKSQFRLPSRPITPIIMVGPGTGIAPFRGFIQERDLARKDGKEVGDTILYFGCRRRDEDFLYKEELEEYVKSGTLKLHTAFSREQDKKVYVTHLLEKNMDEIWDVIGAKNGHVYICGDARNMARDVHNILLKVVQEKGKMTEMEATNYIKKMDSQKRYSSDVWS; this is encoded by the exons ACAGCAGACGCATCGCTTCCAAAAGCCATAAGAATGTCGAGTTCTCCAGTTCTCGAAGGTGAGGAGAAGGCGGAGCTGGTAGACGAGCCCCTGTTCAGCACCCTGGACATCGTTCTCCTGGGGGCCCTTCTCCTCGCCGGTGTGTGGTACCTCATGAGGAGGAACAAACAGGAGGAATACACACCGACGACAAAATCATATTCGATTCAACCGACGACTTACACTGCCCCAGCGCAGtcggaaaattcatttgtcaAAAAGTTGAAGACATCAGGACGTAGTTTGGTGGTGTTCTATGGTAGCCAGACGGGTACTGGTGAAGAATTCGCTGGACGACTCGCCAAGGAGGGGGTCAGGTACAGAATGAAAGGAATGGTAGCGGATCCTGAGGAAAGCGATATG GAAGAACTAGTGAATCTAAAGTCCATCCCTAATAGTCTGGCAGTTTTTTGCATGGCGACTTATGGTGAAGGTGACCCAACGGACAATGCCATGGAATTTGTGGATTGGTTGAAGAATGGAGATGCAGACCTCAACGGCCTGAATTACGCG GTGTTTGGCCTCGGCAACAAGACCTACGAGCACTACAACGAAGTGGCGATTTACGTGGACCATCGCCTGGAGCAGTTGGGTGCGACGAGGGTGCACGAGCTGGGACTTGGGGACGACGACGCTAA TATTGAGGATGACTTCATCACCTGGAAGGACAAGTTCTGGCCGGCGGTGTGTGACTTCTTCGGGATTGAGGGAGCTGGTGAGGATGTCAGCATTCGTCAGTACAAGCTCACTGAGCACCTGGACATGCCTGCCGAGAGGGTCTACTCCGGGGAGATAGCGAGGCTGCACTCGTTGAAGACTCAGAGGCC TCCCTACGACGCCAAGAACCCCTATCTTGCCCCGGTGAAGGTCAACCGAGAGTTGCACGGTCCGACGTCCGATCGTTCCTGCATGCACATAGAATTCGACATCGACGGCTCCAAGATGCGTTACGATGCCGGTGATCACGTGGCGGTGTATCCGGTGAACAATTCCGAGTTGGTAAGCAAAATCGGTGAGAAATGCGGCGCCGACCTGGACACGGTGATCACCCTCACCAACACCGACGAGGAGTCCACGAAGAAACATCCGTTCCCCTGTCCCTGTAGTTATCGCACAGCTCTGACCCACTATCTGGACATAACCGGTAATCCTCGAACGCACGTGCTGAAGGAGTTGGCGGAGTACTGTTCAGATCCAGCTGACAAGGACAGGCTCAAGCTGATGGCCTCAACGACCGCCGAGGGGAAGGCTCTCTACCAGGACTGGATTGTCAATGACAATCGCAACATCGTTCATATTCTCGAGGACGTGAAGAGTTTGAAGCCAGCGCTGGATCACCTCTGCGAACTTCTACCGCGTCTCCAGTGTCGGTACTACTCAATCTCCTCGTCGTCGAAGCTCTTCCCCTCGGATATTCATATCACGGCTGTTGTTGTTGAGTATAAAACACCCACTGggaggatcaaccagggagttACCACCACTTGGTTGAAGCAGAAACACCCCACGGATCCACCCAGCACTGTTCCCATCTTCGTGAGGAAGAGCCAGTTCAG gTTGCCCTCGCGTCCAATCACTCCGATCATCATGGTCGGGCCAGGAACTGGGATTGCTCCCTTCCGTGGCTTCATCCAGGAGCGGGACCTCGCCAGGAAGGATGGCAAAGAGGTTGGTGACACTATCCTGTACTTCGGCTGCAGAAGGAGGGACGAGGACTTCCTCTACAAGGAAGAGCTCGAGGAATACGTGAAGAGTGGAACCCTCAAACTTCACACAGCCTTCAGCAGGGAGCAGGATAAAAAAGTTTATGTCACGCATCTTCTGGAGAAGAATATGGATGAGATCTGGGACGTCATCGGGGCGAAGAATGGACATGTTTATATTTGCGG ggaCGCTCGCAATATGGCACGCGATGTGCACAATATTCTTCTGAAGGTCGTCCAGGAGAAGGGCAAGATGACGGAAATGGAAGCAACGaactacattaaaaaaatggactCGCAGAAGCGTTACTCCAGCGATGTCTggagttga
- the LOC135165695 gene encoding NADPH--cytochrome P450 reductase isoform X1, whose amino-acid sequence MDLPTADASLPKAIRMSSSPVLEGEEKAELVDEPLFSTLDIVLLGALLLAGVWYLMRRNKQEEYTPTTKSYSIQPTTYTAPAQSENSFVKKLKTSGRSLVVFYGSQTGTGEEFAGRLAKEGVRYRMKGMVADPEESDMEELVNLKSIPNSLAVFCMATYGEGDPTDNAMEFVDWLKNGDADLNGLNYAVFGLGNKTYEHYNEVAIYVDHRLEQLGATRVHELGLGDDDANIEDDFITWKDKFWPAVCDFFGIEGAGEDVSIRQYKLTEHLDMPAERVYSGEIARLHSLKTQRPPYDAKNPYLAPVKVNRELHGPTSDRSCMHIEFDIDGSKMRYDAGDHVAVYPVNNSELVSKIGEKCGADLDTVITLTNTDEESTKKHPFPCPCSYRTALTHYLDITGNPRTHVLKELAEYCSDPADKDRLKLMASTTAEGKALYQDWIVNDNRNIVHILEDVKSLKPALDHLCELLPRLQCRYYSISSSSKLFPSDIHITAVVVEYKTPTGRINQGVTTTWLKQKHPTDPPSTVPIFVRKSQFRLPSRPITPIIMVGPGTGIAPFRGFIQERDLARKDGKEVGDTILYFGCRRRDEDFLYKEELEEYVKSGTLKLHTAFSREQDKKVYVTHLLEKNMDEIWDVIGAKNGHVYICGDARNMARDVHNILLKVVQEKGKMTEMEATNYIKKMDSQKRYSSDVWS is encoded by the exons ATGGATTTACCG ACAGCAGACGCATCGCTTCCAAAAGCCATAAGAATGTCGAGTTCTCCAGTTCTCGAAGGTGAGGAGAAGGCGGAGCTGGTAGACGAGCCCCTGTTCAGCACCCTGGACATCGTTCTCCTGGGGGCCCTTCTCCTCGCCGGTGTGTGGTACCTCATGAGGAGGAACAAACAGGAGGAATACACACCGACGACAAAATCATATTCGATTCAACCGACGACTTACACTGCCCCAGCGCAGtcggaaaattcatttgtcaAAAAGTTGAAGACATCAGGACGTAGTTTGGTGGTGTTCTATGGTAGCCAGACGGGTACTGGTGAAGAATTCGCTGGACGACTCGCCAAGGAGGGGGTCAGGTACAGAATGAAAGGAATGGTAGCGGATCCTGAGGAAAGCGATATG GAAGAACTAGTGAATCTAAAGTCCATCCCTAATAGTCTGGCAGTTTTTTGCATGGCGACTTATGGTGAAGGTGACCCAACGGACAATGCCATGGAATTTGTGGATTGGTTGAAGAATGGAGATGCAGACCTCAACGGCCTGAATTACGCG GTGTTTGGCCTCGGCAACAAGACCTACGAGCACTACAACGAAGTGGCGATTTACGTGGACCATCGCCTGGAGCAGTTGGGTGCGACGAGGGTGCACGAGCTGGGACTTGGGGACGACGACGCTAA TATTGAGGATGACTTCATCACCTGGAAGGACAAGTTCTGGCCGGCGGTGTGTGACTTCTTCGGGATTGAGGGAGCTGGTGAGGATGTCAGCATTCGTCAGTACAAGCTCACTGAGCACCTGGACATGCCTGCCGAGAGGGTCTACTCCGGGGAGATAGCGAGGCTGCACTCGTTGAAGACTCAGAGGCC TCCCTACGACGCCAAGAACCCCTATCTTGCCCCGGTGAAGGTCAACCGAGAGTTGCACGGTCCGACGTCCGATCGTTCCTGCATGCACATAGAATTCGACATCGACGGCTCCAAGATGCGTTACGATGCCGGTGATCACGTGGCGGTGTATCCGGTGAACAATTCCGAGTTGGTAAGCAAAATCGGTGAGAAATGCGGCGCCGACCTGGACACGGTGATCACCCTCACCAACACCGACGAGGAGTCCACGAAGAAACATCCGTTCCCCTGTCCCTGTAGTTATCGCACAGCTCTGACCCACTATCTGGACATAACCGGTAATCCTCGAACGCACGTGCTGAAGGAGTTGGCGGAGTACTGTTCAGATCCAGCTGACAAGGACAGGCTCAAGCTGATGGCCTCAACGACCGCCGAGGGGAAGGCTCTCTACCAGGACTGGATTGTCAATGACAATCGCAACATCGTTCATATTCTCGAGGACGTGAAGAGTTTGAAGCCAGCGCTGGATCACCTCTGCGAACTTCTACCGCGTCTCCAGTGTCGGTACTACTCAATCTCCTCGTCGTCGAAGCTCTTCCCCTCGGATATTCATATCACGGCTGTTGTTGTTGAGTATAAAACACCCACTGggaggatcaaccagggagttACCACCACTTGGTTGAAGCAGAAACACCCCACGGATCCACCCAGCACTGTTCCCATCTTCGTGAGGAAGAGCCAGTTCAG gTTGCCCTCGCGTCCAATCACTCCGATCATCATGGTCGGGCCAGGAACTGGGATTGCTCCCTTCCGTGGCTTCATCCAGGAGCGGGACCTCGCCAGGAAGGATGGCAAAGAGGTTGGTGACACTATCCTGTACTTCGGCTGCAGAAGGAGGGACGAGGACTTCCTCTACAAGGAAGAGCTCGAGGAATACGTGAAGAGTGGAACCCTCAAACTTCACACAGCCTTCAGCAGGGAGCAGGATAAAAAAGTTTATGTCACGCATCTTCTGGAGAAGAATATGGATGAGATCTGGGACGTCATCGGGGCGAAGAATGGACATGTTTATATTTGCGG ggaCGCTCGCAATATGGCACGCGATGTGCACAATATTCTTCTGAAGGTCGTCCAGGAGAAGGGCAAGATGACGGAAATGGAAGCAACGaactacattaaaaaaatggactCGCAGAAGCGTTACTCCAGCGATGTCTggagttga
- the LOC135165695 gene encoding NADPH--cytochrome P450 reductase isoform X3, producing the protein MIFEGNMRRLKSLGKVAWSFSRCDGARGVRQHSVLSLPTNVFGLGNKTYEHYNEVAIYVDHRLEQLGATRVHELGLGDDDANIEDDFITWKDKFWPAVCDFFGIEGAGEDVSIRQYKLTEHLDMPAERVYSGEIARLHSLKTQRPPYDAKNPYLAPVKVNRELHGPTSDRSCMHIEFDIDGSKMRYDAGDHVAVYPVNNSELVSKIGEKCGADLDTVITLTNTDEESTKKHPFPCPCSYRTALTHYLDITGNPRTHVLKELAEYCSDPADKDRLKLMASTTAEGKALYQDWIVNDNRNIVHILEDVKSLKPALDHLCELLPRLQCRYYSISSSSKLFPSDIHITAVVVEYKTPTGRINQGVTTTWLKQKHPTDPPSTVPIFVRKSQFRLPSRPITPIIMVGPGTGIAPFRGFIQERDLARKDGKEVGDTILYFGCRRRDEDFLYKEELEEYVKSGTLKLHTAFSREQDKKVYVTHLLEKNMDEIWDVIGAKNGHVYICGDARNMARDVHNILLKVVQEKGKMTEMEATNYIKKMDSQKRYSSDVWS; encoded by the exons ATGatttttgagggaaatatgAGGCGATTGAAGAGTCTTGGAAAAGTCGCGTGGAGTTTCTCAAGATGTGATGGCGCTAGGGGCGTGCGGCAGCACTCGGTACTAAGTCTCCCGACAAAT GTGTTTGGCCTCGGCAACAAGACCTACGAGCACTACAACGAAGTGGCGATTTACGTGGACCATCGCCTGGAGCAGTTGGGTGCGACGAGGGTGCACGAGCTGGGACTTGGGGACGACGACGCTAA TATTGAGGATGACTTCATCACCTGGAAGGACAAGTTCTGGCCGGCGGTGTGTGACTTCTTCGGGATTGAGGGAGCTGGTGAGGATGTCAGCATTCGTCAGTACAAGCTCACTGAGCACCTGGACATGCCTGCCGAGAGGGTCTACTCCGGGGAGATAGCGAGGCTGCACTCGTTGAAGACTCAGAGGCC TCCCTACGACGCCAAGAACCCCTATCTTGCCCCGGTGAAGGTCAACCGAGAGTTGCACGGTCCGACGTCCGATCGTTCCTGCATGCACATAGAATTCGACATCGACGGCTCCAAGATGCGTTACGATGCCGGTGATCACGTGGCGGTGTATCCGGTGAACAATTCCGAGTTGGTAAGCAAAATCGGTGAGAAATGCGGCGCCGACCTGGACACGGTGATCACCCTCACCAACACCGACGAGGAGTCCACGAAGAAACATCCGTTCCCCTGTCCCTGTAGTTATCGCACAGCTCTGACCCACTATCTGGACATAACCGGTAATCCTCGAACGCACGTGCTGAAGGAGTTGGCGGAGTACTGTTCAGATCCAGCTGACAAGGACAGGCTCAAGCTGATGGCCTCAACGACCGCCGAGGGGAAGGCTCTCTACCAGGACTGGATTGTCAATGACAATCGCAACATCGTTCATATTCTCGAGGACGTGAAGAGTTTGAAGCCAGCGCTGGATCACCTCTGCGAACTTCTACCGCGTCTCCAGTGTCGGTACTACTCAATCTCCTCGTCGTCGAAGCTCTTCCCCTCGGATATTCATATCACGGCTGTTGTTGTTGAGTATAAAACACCCACTGggaggatcaaccagggagttACCACCACTTGGTTGAAGCAGAAACACCCCACGGATCCACCCAGCACTGTTCCCATCTTCGTGAGGAAGAGCCAGTTCAG gTTGCCCTCGCGTCCAATCACTCCGATCATCATGGTCGGGCCAGGAACTGGGATTGCTCCCTTCCGTGGCTTCATCCAGGAGCGGGACCTCGCCAGGAAGGATGGCAAAGAGGTTGGTGACACTATCCTGTACTTCGGCTGCAGAAGGAGGGACGAGGACTTCCTCTACAAGGAAGAGCTCGAGGAATACGTGAAGAGTGGAACCCTCAAACTTCACACAGCCTTCAGCAGGGAGCAGGATAAAAAAGTTTATGTCACGCATCTTCTGGAGAAGAATATGGATGAGATCTGGGACGTCATCGGGGCGAAGAATGGACATGTTTATATTTGCGG ggaCGCTCGCAATATGGCACGCGATGTGCACAATATTCTTCTGAAGGTCGTCCAGGAGAAGGGCAAGATGACGGAAATGGAAGCAACGaactacattaaaaaaatggactCGCAGAAGCGTTACTCCAGCGATGTCTggagttga